GATGAAACTtaacaaacaaaattaaaacaaatcatgatgattgatgaagtttaattttttttaaagaaataaaGTATTTTTGGTAAGAAAGAaatagtacattaattaaaaaaggcTGCATACGTACTTTGGACACAATTGAGCATTAATTTGATTTTCTCTATCCGATCCCTTTGAAAATAAGTTGTAATAAAATAAGTCTATTTATaatggaaaaagaaaataaatatattgaaaaatggaaaaagagaaaaaaactcaaaaagagagaaaaaagaaaaagaaggaatcATGGAAAATAGTTGGAAACGTCGTTTTTGCCTTCATTTATACTTGGaccataaatttaattaatggtCCTGCGCTATTTACAAGGACAACAACCTTACATAGCATTTtccatattttgatttttttaatttttatatcaaACAATTGTATATCAATAATTACAATAACATTATATTGGAGATTGAGAATATTGCTTTGGTTTATTGGATAAAAAAAGCAGCATTTGATCAAAACACTGACGTAGCAATTGTATACTAGTGCCTCCGTCTATAAATAGATATTCTACTGATTTTTGCTGCACAGATTTTATGAATTAACGAAATAGATAAGTATGAGTTAAAAATGTTGATTgcatataaataaaatgaaatgagacttATGAGTTAAAAATGTTGATTgcatataaataaaatgaaatgagacttATGAGTTAAAATTGTTGATTgcatataaataaaatgaaatgagacttTTATTACGGAGCATATTAAAATGGCAAAAAGATATTCATATTGTCAGATGTAGGATGTAGGGAATTATTTTGgttattacaaaaataaattatgtttaACGATGAAAATAAGTAAGGCCCATGTATGATCCATTTGCCTATTATGGGCCTTGCGTGGGCTTGATCTTGTTTTATCATTGATACAAATACTACAAGTTAATGATTTTAAGTTTTTTAGAATTTAATGAATACCCATATCATAAAATTGATGGAGGAAACTTTAATTGTATATAGTATTTTACAGAAAATCACATGCATATAGCAGAGAATGATTATAAGCAGAAAAAGTGAGAATAACATAAACTACATTACATAAAATCATTCCACACGTACTATTTTTGTCCACAAAAATATTCTTATTCTTATCTTTTAGTCAATCCAATGAATTACTAGTATTCATCTATAATTTCCGTGAAACTATATCGTCCACTATTTTCGTGAAGGAAtgtaatatagtactccattccATATCAATATCATTCCACACATAAATTATTGACCTACCCAGCAATCTATTATCGGAAATCTGATTGATATGATAAAATTGTTAACAATATGAATACTGTAGATATTCATTTATAATCCCACAAATATTGGAACACAGCATACTGtttgattataattttttcaCAAATACTACCTCTTTTCCAcgttaagtgtcacattttcacatttcaatccgtcccacaataagagtcacattcaACCAAtcaattctactcacattttattataaaactaatatatataagtgagactcatagttcactaactcattcagctcatttttctttatatttcttaaaatctgtgctaATAACGTGAGAGGAGGTAGTAGTTATATATATAGGCATGAGAATAATTAGTAAATTTgttgaaaagaaagaaaaagaaaaagtaaaagcaAAGAAAGTGACCTGACTTACCCTTTGGTCAAAATGTTCAACCAATGGATGCATAGTAAAATGcgagaaaagataaataaattcaaagccaaCCCTATATAAAAGCCCAGGCGAGGGTAAAATGCAGTAAACTGAGTCCATTCCCTCCCTTTTTACTTACTCCATTTCTCTCTCGCTCTGCAATTCACCGATCTCTGGTACGTAAACACGCCATGatttatgaagtttttttcTGCTTGCTTTTGCATTTAATCAAAATGCAACTAAgttaactatgtttttttttctcgcATCATCTGATTTTTTAATGCTCGtcgtgtgtgttttttttttcattttttatttacttgCTTTGACTGATTAGCTTTGATTGATCTTGTTCGTGTATCTTAACCGGTGAATTTGTGGATGCGACGGTGACTCATACCAATCGGTTGCTTTTTACCAAATCGAGTATTGATTTGCGGTTGATCTGTGTAGTTACTTTAattttgctttattttctcgaAATGAAGAGAATGCATGTCGATTTTAGTAATTTTTGTGCTGCTTCGGTAGTTTCTATGCCGGAATTTTACTCTTGACGCGAATCAATGCCATATCTGTTTGTTATATTGTTAGCATTGTATGCTAGATATATACAGTGGACATGGAATTTGTTTCATGATGGTTTATGTGTGATTGAATGGTTGAAATTGACTTCAAGTCACGGATCTATGTGGTTTATGGAAACATGAAGATATCTTACCTACTATAGTTGATTTCAGCACTGTTTTAATGAGAAAAATTTGCCGATCAAGTATAAATATCCATGAGATGTGCTACTTTCTTATAGAATTATTTGCATTACACACACTTGTGCATTGTGTACTGACATTTCCTTTGTCCTTCCTCTAATGACGGGGAATCAAATCAATGGTGACAGATGGAGCAGGTGATTCTCATTCTCACTAATTTCCGCATTAGTAATGTTATGTTATTTGTGGTCTCATTTATGATTTATGGTGCAGTATGAAAAAGTGGAGAAGATTGGCGAGGGAACATATGGAGTAGTGTATAAAGCTCATGATCGTGTAACTAATGAAACCATTGCGCTGAAGAAAATTAGGCTGGAGCAAGAGGATGAGGGGGTGCCAAGCACTGCTATCAGAGAGATTTCTCTTTTAAAAGAGATGCAGCATGGAAATATTGTGAGGTATGATGAAAACACAGTTTGGCTTCTTAGGAAATTAGATTCTCACAAAAGAATATAACAAAGAAGTGAAAGCAGGGAGTTCAATGCACACATATATGCCATTATCTGGTTTAGGTAACCTCATTGAAAGTTCTGTTTCATCCGTATGACATTATACTCCAGATAACCTTATTTTTGCTTCATTATACAATGTAGCTATCTCCGATTTCCAGGTTTGTGCTCTAAACTTCCTCTCATGATGGTGTTGCAGGTTGCAGGATGTGGTGCACAGTGAGAAGCGTTTGTATTTGGTATTCGAATACTTGGACTTGGATTTAAAGAAACACATGGATTCTTGTCCAGAATTCTCACAGGATCCTCGTCTCATAAAAGTGAGTTGACTTCACTTCAATCTGCCTTTTCTTTTATCTATGGAAGACTGCTGTATTTAAATAGAGTATTAAATTTGAACCATGCAAGTATATATATAGAAGAAATTTGTCACTCAGAGACTAGATAGAAATAAGTAAATAACAATGTGTGCATGCTTTCATAAAGTTATAATACGTCATACAGTGTTTTGAATAGTCTTGTGCTAgcaaattaatattattaagtTGGCTTCACTCTTGCAGACGTTTCTGTACCAAATACTATGTGGAATTGCCTATTGTCATTCTCATCGCGTACTGCACCGAGACTTGAAACCTCAAAACTTGCTAATAGATCGACGTACCAATTCACTGAAACTTGCTGACTTTGGACTGGCCAGAGCATTTGGTATTCCTGTCAGGACATTTACACATGAGGTAGATTCTTCAAAATATGATACTATTATGGCAGGcttttctaccaaaaaaaaaaccttttGACTGCCTCAATCGCGTGGTTTGTAATTGTGACTTGTGAGAATTGTTTCTGATCTTCTAAAACATGACTTCATGAGAACCCCAAGCTTGGAAAACCGCTTCATATTCTATGCTGGTCTTTATTCAACCTTATCCCTTTCCAAAATCACTGGGTGTATATCTCAAACAAAATTGGGCCGGAAGTTTCACATAATAGTCGATGATCATCCTAAAACTGACTCAAGAAAGGATCTCTTACAAATTGGCTGAcacattttttctcttttgtaGGTTGTGACTCTATGGTACAGGGCTCCAGAGATACTCCTAGGATCGAGACATTATTCTACTCCTGTTGATGTGTGGTCAGTTGGCTGCATATTTGCTGAGATGGTAAACAAGCATGCATTGTTTCCTGGGGACTCTGAAATTGATGAACTGTTCAGAATTTTTAGGTGATACATCTGGAACAACAAATCATTGTTCACAATCATCAACTTTTCCTTCCACTACCGAGTTTCATTCTATACCAAAGTTACCTATTTATGCTTTGTATTAACATAATGCAGGGTCGTGGGCACCCCAACTGAAGACACATGGCCTGGAGTAACATCCCTGCCCGATTTTAAATCATCATTTCCAAAGTGGCCATCCAAGGTGATTAGTCTACACATCTAAATTTTCTGCCCCTTACTCTGAAACTATCAGATTATTGAAGTTTTAATTGATATCTCTATTTGCAGGATCTGGCAACCGTGGTACCAAATCTCGATTCATCTGGCCATGACCTTCTTTGTGTAAGATGCTTAGAACAATATTAATGCAAATTTTCTAATTTCTTCACATAGTATTACAACTTCAAATGAAGATTACATTGTTcaatccttcactttgttttgcATTAAAGTGGCTTGCCTTTGGATATATCACTGGCATGAAATTTGATCTACAttcgtttttatttttaatttaattttgaccTCCTTTTACATCTGCTAAGACTAGCAATCTACATtttatataatcaaatagtaaAAGATAGTGTGATGTTAGGATAACTAATGTATAGTTTTTCTCTTACAGAAAATGCTCTGCTTAGATCCGAGCAAAAGAATCACGGCAAGGGCTGCTCTTGAGCACGAGTACTTTAAGGATATTGACTTTGTTCCTTAATAAGGTATTATCCGCATCCTGGTGTAAATGTATATTATTATGTGCATCTGTGAGATTATAATGGTTCAGACACATGATATCCGGGTGATTCTACCTCCCTGTTTTTGATTTCTCGGGTTGTTCTGGGCAAAGCAACTCTGGATTTAACAGTAGCTCGTTCTCTAACTTGCTTATGGCCTTTCTTGTGTGGTTGTGATTGCTTCATTTTTGTCTGGTTGGTTGTAGGATCGGGTTGTTGCAAGACGttttaaatttggtttgctcTATAGTGAAGTATTATAGTAAGTATTATGGTGTGCTTTTGCCTTCTTCAAGTGTTGCCTTATACAGTTTTTCAACATACTATTTAAAATAATCACACTTCTGCCATGGTTTTTAACACCTTTTTTGGAATAACTTCATTAAATCTACAACAAACTCACGGGCGAGGGGTGATCGTACATcagatttcaaaatttaaacatGAATGGTGAATTGCAATAACAAATCTATATATTCCTTTGAAATCGACAACTCTTAGTCTTAGTCTTTTTTAAATGTAGAAATCATTGAAACTATTTTCCTCGATTCATCTCGTTACAGTTCAATCATAACATAATGGAATAGTTCTGATTCAGTTATTCTGCCTTTTTCTAGTAGGTTAAGATTGGTCCTTCACAAAAAATGCCTTGAGCCACATTCTCTTATAATTGAAAGAAACTTTTTCATCATCGAATGGAATATGTGAAGTGGACCATAATGCTATTTATGTGATCTTAAATGAATAATGAAGCTTCTCGTATATCCAATTGAAAGCAGGATCTGTATCAAGTTCATGCcgaactttttaaaaataaatgtcTTACTTGAtgcatgttttaaaaaatgtaaagatacgtgaatataaaaaatttaatagaatttaaattctacttttataaattaattggtAAGAAGtccatttatcaaaaatattacaaataatgtACAAGTAGTATGACCGAAAAGTTATTTTCATTCTACTGATAGTAACATTTACTTATTTATTGAAAAGTTATTTTGTACATATTTAGTTAGCAGTTTTTCATTCTACAAGTAGTAACATTCACTTATTTGGCATCACCATCTTCATTCCTCCTCATTGCGGCTTTGACGTAGGCGAGTTAACGAGCTTCTCTTACAAGCTGAATTACGAAAAGGAAAAACCGCGCTTAATTTGTAGACATACACGTGTAATCTATTCACAAAAACTTAAAACAAGGAAGACCTGAAAATAGTTCTCAAGCTTCCTCTTGAGGGTTGCATGCTCTTGTTTTACCTCTTTGAATGTTCTCACGCATCTACAATAGagtatacacaaattataactCCAAATAAGAATACTACATAATGaagaaacaaattaataaaaccCTGCCAAAATGGTGTAATATTCTAAAATCTGGACATGTCACATATATGTATAAGCTTGGTATGTAAGAATAGGTTAAGAAGGGAAACAAGATTACCCATCTATGTTCTCTACTTTGCAGTATTCTTGAAATTGTGTGCATTCCTTCTTAACTTTTTTAGCACCAATGCTACAGACACAGAGTCACCTATCAAATATGATCAAATCTACAccaaaaattaatagaaaaataaGGATTAGTGTCATGTATATACCTAGAGCTGCTGCCCTGGTATTGATGCATAATATTATCCAGTTTTTCGAAGTCCCAGGGAGTATTTTCTCTGAACCGAAGATGATCACTAAATGTTAgtagaaaataacaaaattcaATGAGGTCGAATCTGATGATGTTATAGTTTTGCAACTTACAGTGTCAGTTGTATGTTTCGAATAAGGCGGGTCGAGTCTGTGTAAAATAGCTTGACCACTTCTTCTACAAAGTTAGGGTTAGCTTCATCTTGCAATTCTTCCAATTGAAGGAACTGTTCATCAAGATATCCCTGAGAGAGAAGCAGCAAGGATGCAGAAGTGGTATTGATTATGAGAAAGGGAAGGCATCATCTTCGAACTTATTGATGAATCAAATATCAGTTCAAAAAGAAGAAAATCGCTTTCTTCATGATTGTTTAAGGGAAAAATCTAACGGGGATGGTTTCCTCTTTCAGGATTTCTATATGAAAGGCCAAACAAAAGAAAGGTTGATTAACGCGATAATATACAAAACATTgccacacttcattaaaaacaatatactccatatttttgaCGTAAAGTAGAAACTAATCTAACTTAATAGAGCATTCCTCATGCAGGAAGCTCCAAATAActcgtaaaataaaatatattgctATAGCAAAAGGGGAAACTAACCTGATTGAATAGAGCATTTCTCAAGTAGGACGCTTGGCATTGCAGTTGATTGCACTTTTCCATTGTataaaatatgaagaaaatgcACAAAGCAAGTGAAAAAAAATAGACAGGATTTCTGGATTTAATGGGAAAATAGCCTAAGGCTGCATGCATTATATATAGGTGAGAAAATTCGACACGTAAGTGAAGATAAAGATCCAAAGAAGGTCCCCCATTTCCATATGTACTACTATTAGTGTAAATGGAGAAAAAATATCTTGCTTTCAAAACTTTGTAACATCTTGCAGTAGTTTTAAGATGTCCAGAGAGCTTGAATGTGTTAAAGAAGTATATAGCTTTAGCATGTTCAACAGTGAGACATACTTTAATGAAGAGCTATCCAATGACAATATGACATAGATAGATGGGGACAGCGAATTCAATAATGAAGTAATGACTAAATTTTTTTCATAGACCAACCACATAATCTAATACTAGTACTTATCTTACCACGCGCTTTAGTTTCCATACTAggataattttgatattttagcTATTTAATCTGGGATATATAAATCCTACTACTAATAATAAGAAATATCAGTAGTTATACACCTATTGTAGAATTGAATCATTGGGAAACGAAGAAACTGTGGGAGTATGatgtataagagcatctccaatagcactggacgtcaaatagccatcaaatagccttcacactgccacatcatcagcactacaattctcctgccacatcagcttgccacatcaacgggacatcaaatagccctcacatagcgttcacactacctatccacatcactaataacaattatataatttaatttacactcgtatcaacatacggaatttaatttacgagacaaatacggaaaattcgaataataatattaaaatttaaaaagtacattaatttaaaaaaaaaagtacaataattaaaaaaattacatttaaaaaagtacattcgatggcagtcgtctcaccgatgtggaggtattcgtcccacatgtctgccgcggtgccgtaggccaactgcctgattgccgcagtgcacttttgaataggggtgtggccgggtctgccagccgcattgtgcctgaagcggaaatacagatatcgctgctccaatgcgttaacaatacgcataaataagtcccgcctcatcctaaaacgacgcctgaaatggttggcgtcaaaacgcggctcctctgcgaagtaatctgtgaacaggcgctgatgtgcagcttcatgatcacgatgcaccacttgtcgacggtggacaactggtcgtgggcgaggtgccgccggctgcatataactctgcatccatcgatcaacctcacggctcgtataggcatctagctcttcgttcatcatacgctcgtactcatccgcatccccaccactaccaccggcattactcatttcttaaattgatcttgaacagaaagtaaggtagagagaatactcgttaaaacaagtggtgcgaatgaaaatgaggttcaacgcgcgtatatatattgttttcgaaaaaaaaaaaatttaaatccgacgccggtttggcgccgatccgggacgcacaatggcgcccgtgaggatcggcgtcggaaccggcgtcagcgcgggaatcgccatggcgacgccgatttcgccgacgccggttctaatggttcggcgtcaaaccggcg
This portion of the Salvia splendens isolate huo1 chromosome 10, SspV2, whole genome shotgun sequence genome encodes:
- the LOC121751088 gene encoding cell division control protein 2 homolog A-like; translation: MEQYEKVEKIGEGTYGVVYKAHDRVTNETIALKKIRLEQEDEGVPSTAIREISLLKEMQHGNIVRLQDVVHSEKRLYLVFEYLDLDLKKHMDSCPEFSQDPRLIKTFLYQILCGIAYCHSHRVLHRDLKPQNLLIDRRTNSLKLADFGLARAFGIPVRTFTHEVVTLWYRAPEILLGSRHYSTPVDVWSVGCIFAEMVNKHALFPGDSEIDELFRIFRVVGTPTEDTWPGVTSLPDFKSSFPKWPSKDLATVVPNLDSSGHDLLCKMLCLDPSKRITARAALEHEYFKDIDFVP
- the LOC121751089 gene encoding histidine-containing phosphotransfer protein 4-like, giving the protein MHAALGYFPIKSRNPVYFFSLALCIFFIFYTMEKCNQLQCQASYLRNALFNQGYLDEQFLQLEELQDEANPNFVEEVVKLFYTDSTRLIRNIQLTLENTPWDFEKLDNIMHQYQGSSSSIGAKKVKKECTQFQEYCKVENIDGCVRTFKEVKQEHATLKRKLENYFQLVREAR